In the Sus scrofa isolate TJ Tabasco breed Duroc chromosome 6, Sscrofa11.1, whole genome shotgun sequence genome, one interval contains:
- the ZNF835 gene encoding zinc finger protein 835 isoform X3, protein MRGHRGSAWAGYDKEDVKLKQQLRETRMEGLLTDTVPRGSVLGETQKQDGKFKDRQETPREDPTRGFLVTHEEPGGTPGTRLSPPATQADNRPQRRGAPTKSPNLRSTPEEAGGGPRKPWKCGDCGKAFSYCSAFTLHQRTHTGEKPFSCPDCGRAFSQSVHLTLHRRTHTGERPYPCSKCGKAFSQGSYLAAHWRMHTGERPHRCPDCGKAFTRPTHLAQHRRVHTGERPFVCSQCAKAFRSRSSLLEHRRIHTGEKPFACVQCSKAFRFSSALIRHQRTHTAERPYACGQCAKAFTQMAHLAQHQRVHTGEKPYTCPECGAPFSQSASLAEHRRIHTGEKPYTCTQCGKAFTQVSHLSQHRRVHTGERPYACRDCGRAFSNHSHLAQHHLAHTGARPYECLECRAHFSHASSLTEHRRVHTGQKPFRCGDCGKAFGQGSSLTLHRRTHTGERPYACPECGKAFSNRSYLIQHHIVHTGEKPYECSGCGKAFGFSSALIRHQRMHADKKAEDTFAQLQQHLPPHPSSPEEEPVDSGNAADTGGPA, encoded by the exons ATGAGAGGTCACCGAGGGTCCGCGTGGGCCGG atatGATAAGGAAGATGTGAAATTGAAGCAGCAGCTCAGGGAAACCAGGATGGAAGGACTCTTGACTGACACTGTCCCCCGGGGTTCCGTGTTGGGAGAGACCCAGAAACAGGATGGTAAGTTCAAGGACAGACAGGAGACCCCCAGGGAAGACCCCACCAGGGGTTTCCTCGTCACGCATGAGGAACCCGGTGGAACCCCCGGAACCAGATTGAGTCCGCCCGCTACCCAGGCTGACAACCGTCCCCAGAGGCGCGGTGCACCAACAAAGAGCCCAAATCTGAGGAGCACCCCAGAGGAGGCAGGCGGGGGCCCCAGAAAGCCGTGGAAGTGTGGGGACTGCGGCAAGGCCTTTAGCTACTGCTCGGCCTTCACCCTGCACCAGAGAACGCACACGGGGGAGAAGCCCTTCTCCTGCCCCGACTGCGGCAGGGCCTTCAGCCAGAGCGTGCACCTGACGCTGCACCGGCGGACGCACACGGGCGAGCGGCCCTACCCCTGCTCCAAGTGCGGCAAGGCCTTCAGCCAGGGCTCCTACCTGGCGGCGCACTGGCGCATGCACACGGGCGAGCGGCCGCACAGATGCCCAGACTGTGGCAAGGCCTTCACGCGCCCCACACACCTGGCGCAGCATCGGCGCGTGCACACGGGCGAGCGGCCCTTTGTCTGCAGCCAGTGCGCCAAGGCCTTTCGCAGCCGCTCGTCCCTGCTGGAGCACCGGCGCAtccacacgggcgagaagccGTTCGCGTGCGTGCAGTGCAGCAAGGCCTTCCGCTTCTCGTCCGCACTCATCCGCCACCAGCGCACACACACGGCCGAGCGGCCCTACGCGTGCGGCCAGTGTGCCAAGGCCTTCACGCAGATGGCACACCTGGCGCAGCACCAGCGCGTgcacacgggcgagaagccctACACGTGCCCCGAGTGCGGCGCACCCTTCAGCCAGAGCGCCTCACTGGCCGAGCATCGGCGCAtccacacgggcgagaagccctACACGTGCACGCAGTGCGGCAAGGCCTTCACGCAGGTGTCGCACCTGAGCCAGCACAGGCGCGTGCACACCGGGGAGCGGCCCTACGCGTGCCGGGACTGCGGCCGCGCCTTCAGCAACCACTCGCACCTGGCGCAGCACCACCTGGCGCACACGGGCGCCCGCCCCTACGAGTGCCTGGAGTGCAGGGCTCACTTCAGCCACGCGTCCTCCCTCACCGAGCACCGCAGGGTCCACACCGGCCAGAAGCCCTTCCGGTGCGGGGACTGCGGCAAGGCCTTCGGCCAGGGCTCCTCACTGACGCTGCACCGGCGGACACACACGGGCGAGCGGCCCTACGCGTGCCCTGAGTGTGGCAAGGCCTTCAGCAACCGCTCCTACCTGATCCAGCACCACATCGTGCACACTGGGGAGAAGCCCTACGAGTGCAGCGGCTGCGGCAAGGCCTTCGGCTTCTCCTCCGCGCTCATCCGACACCAGAGGATGCATGCTGACAAGAAGGCTGAGGACACCTTTgcccagctgcagcagcacctgcCTCCACACCCGAGCTCGCCCGAGGAGGAGCCCGTTGACAGTGGCAACGCTGCAGACACTGGGGGACCAGCCTAA
- the ZNF835 gene encoding zinc finger protein 835 isoform X1 — MRECVCAWVLSCLCVEVRPRLPLCLCLRGPPLEPLHCFVPVRACNCVAVCVGPPVTVSYHSRTLSPCTCACDFVYDKEDVKLKQQLRETRMEGLLTDTVPRGSVLGETQKQDGKFKDRQETPREDPTRGFLVTHEEPGGTPGTRLSPPATQADNRPQRRGAPTKSPNLRSTPEEAGGGPRKPWKCGDCGKAFSYCSAFTLHQRTHTGEKPFSCPDCGRAFSQSVHLTLHRRTHTGERPYPCSKCGKAFSQGSYLAAHWRMHTGERPHRCPDCGKAFTRPTHLAQHRRVHTGERPFVCSQCAKAFRSRSSLLEHRRIHTGEKPFACVQCSKAFRFSSALIRHQRTHTAERPYACGQCAKAFTQMAHLAQHQRVHTGEKPYTCPECGAPFSQSASLAEHRRIHTGEKPYTCTQCGKAFTQVSHLSQHRRVHTGERPYACRDCGRAFSNHSHLAQHHLAHTGARPYECLECRAHFSHASSLTEHRRVHTGQKPFRCGDCGKAFGQGSSLTLHRRTHTGERPYACPECGKAFSNRSYLIQHHIVHTGEKPYECSGCGKAFGFSSALIRHQRMHADKKAEDTFAQLQQHLPPHPSSPEEEPVDSGNAADTGGPA; from the exons ATGCGTGAGTGCGTGTGCGCCTGGGTGCTCTCGTGTCTGTGTGTCGAGGTGCGTCCTCGACTCCCCCTGTGCCTGTGCTTGCGAGGCCCGCCCCTCGAGCCTCTCCACTGCTTTGTGCCGGTGCGGGCGTGTAACTGTGTCGCTGTGTGTGTAGGTCCGCCCGTCACTGTGAGCTATCACTCCAGAACTTTGAGCCCGTGCACCTGTGCCTGTGACTTCGT atatGATAAGGAAGATGTGAAATTGAAGCAGCAGCTCAGGGAAACCAGGATGGAAGGACTCTTGACTGACACTGTCCCCCGGGGTTCCGTGTTGGGAGAGACCCAGAAACAGGATGGTAAGTTCAAGGACAGACAGGAGACCCCCAGGGAAGACCCCACCAGGGGTTTCCTCGTCACGCATGAGGAACCCGGTGGAACCCCCGGAACCAGATTGAGTCCGCCCGCTACCCAGGCTGACAACCGTCCCCAGAGGCGCGGTGCACCAACAAAGAGCCCAAATCTGAGGAGCACCCCAGAGGAGGCAGGCGGGGGCCCCAGAAAGCCGTGGAAGTGTGGGGACTGCGGCAAGGCCTTTAGCTACTGCTCGGCCTTCACCCTGCACCAGAGAACGCACACGGGGGAGAAGCCCTTCTCCTGCCCCGACTGCGGCAGGGCCTTCAGCCAGAGCGTGCACCTGACGCTGCACCGGCGGACGCACACGGGCGAGCGGCCCTACCCCTGCTCCAAGTGCGGCAAGGCCTTCAGCCAGGGCTCCTACCTGGCGGCGCACTGGCGCATGCACACGGGCGAGCGGCCGCACAGATGCCCAGACTGTGGCAAGGCCTTCACGCGCCCCACACACCTGGCGCAGCATCGGCGCGTGCACACGGGCGAGCGGCCCTTTGTCTGCAGCCAGTGCGCCAAGGCCTTTCGCAGCCGCTCGTCCCTGCTGGAGCACCGGCGCAtccacacgggcgagaagccGTTCGCGTGCGTGCAGTGCAGCAAGGCCTTCCGCTTCTCGTCCGCACTCATCCGCCACCAGCGCACACACACGGCCGAGCGGCCCTACGCGTGCGGCCAGTGTGCCAAGGCCTTCACGCAGATGGCACACCTGGCGCAGCACCAGCGCGTgcacacgggcgagaagccctACACGTGCCCCGAGTGCGGCGCACCCTTCAGCCAGAGCGCCTCACTGGCCGAGCATCGGCGCAtccacacgggcgagaagccctACACGTGCACGCAGTGCGGCAAGGCCTTCACGCAGGTGTCGCACCTGAGCCAGCACAGGCGCGTGCACACCGGGGAGCGGCCCTACGCGTGCCGGGACTGCGGCCGCGCCTTCAGCAACCACTCGCACCTGGCGCAGCACCACCTGGCGCACACGGGCGCCCGCCCCTACGAGTGCCTGGAGTGCAGGGCTCACTTCAGCCACGCGTCCTCCCTCACCGAGCACCGCAGGGTCCACACCGGCCAGAAGCCCTTCCGGTGCGGGGACTGCGGCAAGGCCTTCGGCCAGGGCTCCTCACTGACGCTGCACCGGCGGACACACACGGGCGAGCGGCCCTACGCGTGCCCTGAGTGTGGCAAGGCCTTCAGCAACCGCTCCTACCTGATCCAGCACCACATCGTGCACACTGGGGAGAAGCCCTACGAGTGCAGCGGCTGCGGCAAGGCCTTCGGCTTCTCCTCCGCGCTCATCCGACACCAGAGGATGCATGCTGACAAGAAGGCTGAGGACACCTTTgcccagctgcagcagcacctgcCTCCACACCCGAGCTCGCCCGAGGAGGAGCCCGTTGACAGTGGCAACGCTGCAGACACTGGGGGACCAGCCTAA
- the ZNF835 gene encoding zinc finger protein 835 isoform X2: MVARTGATARVTWTGPDPLKPARYDKEDVKLKQQLRETRMEGLLTDTVPRGSVLGETQKQDGKFKDRQETPREDPTRGFLVTHEEPGGTPGTRLSPPATQADNRPQRRGAPTKSPNLRSTPEEAGGGPRKPWKCGDCGKAFSYCSAFTLHQRTHTGEKPFSCPDCGRAFSQSVHLTLHRRTHTGERPYPCSKCGKAFSQGSYLAAHWRMHTGERPHRCPDCGKAFTRPTHLAQHRRVHTGERPFVCSQCAKAFRSRSSLLEHRRIHTGEKPFACVQCSKAFRFSSALIRHQRTHTAERPYACGQCAKAFTQMAHLAQHQRVHTGEKPYTCPECGAPFSQSASLAEHRRIHTGEKPYTCTQCGKAFTQVSHLSQHRRVHTGERPYACRDCGRAFSNHSHLAQHHLAHTGARPYECLECRAHFSHASSLTEHRRVHTGQKPFRCGDCGKAFGQGSSLTLHRRTHTGERPYACPECGKAFSNRSYLIQHHIVHTGEKPYECSGCGKAFGFSSALIRHQRMHADKKAEDTFAQLQQHLPPHPSSPEEEPVDSGNAADTGGPA, translated from the exons ATGGTTGCCAGGACAGGGGCCACAGCCAGAGTCACATGGACAGGGCCTGATCCTCTCAAACCTGCGAG atatGATAAGGAAGATGTGAAATTGAAGCAGCAGCTCAGGGAAACCAGGATGGAAGGACTCTTGACTGACACTGTCCCCCGGGGTTCCGTGTTGGGAGAGACCCAGAAACAGGATGGTAAGTTCAAGGACAGACAGGAGACCCCCAGGGAAGACCCCACCAGGGGTTTCCTCGTCACGCATGAGGAACCCGGTGGAACCCCCGGAACCAGATTGAGTCCGCCCGCTACCCAGGCTGACAACCGTCCCCAGAGGCGCGGTGCACCAACAAAGAGCCCAAATCTGAGGAGCACCCCAGAGGAGGCAGGCGGGGGCCCCAGAAAGCCGTGGAAGTGTGGGGACTGCGGCAAGGCCTTTAGCTACTGCTCGGCCTTCACCCTGCACCAGAGAACGCACACGGGGGAGAAGCCCTTCTCCTGCCCCGACTGCGGCAGGGCCTTCAGCCAGAGCGTGCACCTGACGCTGCACCGGCGGACGCACACGGGCGAGCGGCCCTACCCCTGCTCCAAGTGCGGCAAGGCCTTCAGCCAGGGCTCCTACCTGGCGGCGCACTGGCGCATGCACACGGGCGAGCGGCCGCACAGATGCCCAGACTGTGGCAAGGCCTTCACGCGCCCCACACACCTGGCGCAGCATCGGCGCGTGCACACGGGCGAGCGGCCCTTTGTCTGCAGCCAGTGCGCCAAGGCCTTTCGCAGCCGCTCGTCCCTGCTGGAGCACCGGCGCAtccacacgggcgagaagccGTTCGCGTGCGTGCAGTGCAGCAAGGCCTTCCGCTTCTCGTCCGCACTCATCCGCCACCAGCGCACACACACGGCCGAGCGGCCCTACGCGTGCGGCCAGTGTGCCAAGGCCTTCACGCAGATGGCACACCTGGCGCAGCACCAGCGCGTgcacacgggcgagaagccctACACGTGCCCCGAGTGCGGCGCACCCTTCAGCCAGAGCGCCTCACTGGCCGAGCATCGGCGCAtccacacgggcgagaagccctACACGTGCACGCAGTGCGGCAAGGCCTTCACGCAGGTGTCGCACCTGAGCCAGCACAGGCGCGTGCACACCGGGGAGCGGCCCTACGCGTGCCGGGACTGCGGCCGCGCCTTCAGCAACCACTCGCACCTGGCGCAGCACCACCTGGCGCACACGGGCGCCCGCCCCTACGAGTGCCTGGAGTGCAGGGCTCACTTCAGCCACGCGTCCTCCCTCACCGAGCACCGCAGGGTCCACACCGGCCAGAAGCCCTTCCGGTGCGGGGACTGCGGCAAGGCCTTCGGCCAGGGCTCCTCACTGACGCTGCACCGGCGGACACACACGGGCGAGCGGCCCTACGCGTGCCCTGAGTGTGGCAAGGCCTTCAGCAACCGCTCCTACCTGATCCAGCACCACATCGTGCACACTGGGGAGAAGCCCTACGAGTGCAGCGGCTGCGGCAAGGCCTTCGGCTTCTCCTCCGCGCTCATCCGACACCAGAGGATGCATGCTGACAAGAAGGCTGAGGACACCTTTgcccagctgcagcagcacctgcCTCCACACCCGAGCTCGCCCGAGGAGGAGCCCGTTGACAGTGGCAACGCTGCAGACACTGGGGGACCAGCCTAA
- the ZNF835 gene encoding zinc finger protein 835 isoform X4: MEGLLTDTVPRGSVLGETQKQDGKFKDRQETPREDPTRGFLVTHEEPGGTPGTRLSPPATQADNRPQRRGAPTKSPNLRSTPEEAGGGPRKPWKCGDCGKAFSYCSAFTLHQRTHTGEKPFSCPDCGRAFSQSVHLTLHRRTHTGERPYPCSKCGKAFSQGSYLAAHWRMHTGERPHRCPDCGKAFTRPTHLAQHRRVHTGERPFVCSQCAKAFRSRSSLLEHRRIHTGEKPFACVQCSKAFRFSSALIRHQRTHTAERPYACGQCAKAFTQMAHLAQHQRVHTGEKPYTCPECGAPFSQSASLAEHRRIHTGEKPYTCTQCGKAFTQVSHLSQHRRVHTGERPYACRDCGRAFSNHSHLAQHHLAHTGARPYECLECRAHFSHASSLTEHRRVHTGQKPFRCGDCGKAFGQGSSLTLHRRTHTGERPYACPECGKAFSNRSYLIQHHIVHTGEKPYECSGCGKAFGFSSALIRHQRMHADKKAEDTFAQLQQHLPPHPSSPEEEPVDSGNAADTGGPA, translated from the coding sequence ATGGAAGGACTCTTGACTGACACTGTCCCCCGGGGTTCCGTGTTGGGAGAGACCCAGAAACAGGATGGTAAGTTCAAGGACAGACAGGAGACCCCCAGGGAAGACCCCACCAGGGGTTTCCTCGTCACGCATGAGGAACCCGGTGGAACCCCCGGAACCAGATTGAGTCCGCCCGCTACCCAGGCTGACAACCGTCCCCAGAGGCGCGGTGCACCAACAAAGAGCCCAAATCTGAGGAGCACCCCAGAGGAGGCAGGCGGGGGCCCCAGAAAGCCGTGGAAGTGTGGGGACTGCGGCAAGGCCTTTAGCTACTGCTCGGCCTTCACCCTGCACCAGAGAACGCACACGGGGGAGAAGCCCTTCTCCTGCCCCGACTGCGGCAGGGCCTTCAGCCAGAGCGTGCACCTGACGCTGCACCGGCGGACGCACACGGGCGAGCGGCCCTACCCCTGCTCCAAGTGCGGCAAGGCCTTCAGCCAGGGCTCCTACCTGGCGGCGCACTGGCGCATGCACACGGGCGAGCGGCCGCACAGATGCCCAGACTGTGGCAAGGCCTTCACGCGCCCCACACACCTGGCGCAGCATCGGCGCGTGCACACGGGCGAGCGGCCCTTTGTCTGCAGCCAGTGCGCCAAGGCCTTTCGCAGCCGCTCGTCCCTGCTGGAGCACCGGCGCAtccacacgggcgagaagccGTTCGCGTGCGTGCAGTGCAGCAAGGCCTTCCGCTTCTCGTCCGCACTCATCCGCCACCAGCGCACACACACGGCCGAGCGGCCCTACGCGTGCGGCCAGTGTGCCAAGGCCTTCACGCAGATGGCACACCTGGCGCAGCACCAGCGCGTgcacacgggcgagaagccctACACGTGCCCCGAGTGCGGCGCACCCTTCAGCCAGAGCGCCTCACTGGCCGAGCATCGGCGCAtccacacgggcgagaagccctACACGTGCACGCAGTGCGGCAAGGCCTTCACGCAGGTGTCGCACCTGAGCCAGCACAGGCGCGTGCACACCGGGGAGCGGCCCTACGCGTGCCGGGACTGCGGCCGCGCCTTCAGCAACCACTCGCACCTGGCGCAGCACCACCTGGCGCACACGGGCGCCCGCCCCTACGAGTGCCTGGAGTGCAGGGCTCACTTCAGCCACGCGTCCTCCCTCACCGAGCACCGCAGGGTCCACACCGGCCAGAAGCCCTTCCGGTGCGGGGACTGCGGCAAGGCCTTCGGCCAGGGCTCCTCACTGACGCTGCACCGGCGGACACACACGGGCGAGCGGCCCTACGCGTGCCCTGAGTGTGGCAAGGCCTTCAGCAACCGCTCCTACCTGATCCAGCACCACATCGTGCACACTGGGGAGAAGCCCTACGAGTGCAGCGGCTGCGGCAAGGCCTTCGGCTTCTCCTCCGCGCTCATCCGACACCAGAGGATGCATGCTGACAAGAAGGCTGAGGACACCTTTgcccagctgcagcagcacctgcCTCCACACCCGAGCTCGCCCGAGGAGGAGCCCGTTGACAGTGGCAACGCTGCAGACACTGGGGGACCAGCCTAA
- the LOC100739859 gene encoding olfactory receptor 13-like, which yields MGPAAWNETRTSDFVLLGLWAPPSLRPLLWAALLAAYMATVLGNGTLVGLIALDRRLHRPMYRLLAHLALLDTAYVSTTLPQALAHMMARRPGTLSPARCGAQLYVGISLGSSEAILLAAMALDGYLAVCQPLRYTAVMMPARCAALATTAWALGFLLSVPNAAAALRLRFCPGRPPVDHFFCELPAVLRTACADTTANHMLVYGLGTPILLVPLAFILASYALILAAVGKLPSAKSRLKALCTCSSHLAVVGLFYGTVTAMYLRPQGSSALPAKRHKLVAVFYLVITPVLNPLIYSLRNSEVHAAACYALARLRGFRTALG from the coding sequence ATGGGCCCGGCTGCCTGGAATGAGACGCGGACCTCAGACTTtgtgctgctggggctgtgggcccCGCCATCCCTGCGGCCCTTGCTGTGGGCGGCACTCCTGGCGGCCTACATGGCCACGGTCCTGGGCAATGGCACCCTCGTGGGACTGATCGCGCTGGACCGGCGGCTGCACCGGCCCATGTACCGCCTTCTCGCCCACCTGGCACTGCTGGACACCGCGTACGTGAGCACCACGCTCCCGCAGGCTCTGGCGCATATGATGGCACGCCGCCCCGGCACCCTCTCCCCGGCGCGCTGCGGGGCCCAGCTCTACGTGGGCATCTCCCTGGGCAGCAGCGAGGCCATCCTCCTGGCTGCCATGGCGCTGGACGGCTACCTGGCCGTGTGCCAGCCCCTGCGCTACACGGCGGTCATGATGCCGGCGCGCTGTGCCGCCCTGGCCACCACCGCGTGGGCGCTGGGCTTTCTGCTGTCGGTGCCCAACGCCGCGGCTGCGCTGCGCCTGCGCTTCTGCCCCGGGAGGCCCCCGGTGGACCACTTCTTCTGCGAGCTGCCGGCTGTGCTGAGGACCGCGTGTGCGGACACCACAGCCAATCACATGCTGGTCTATGGCTTGGGCACCCCCATCCTCTTGGTGCCGTTGGCCTTCATCCTTGCCTCCTACGCTTTGATTCTGGCGGCCGTGGGCAAGCTGCCTTCTGCCAAGAGCCGCCTCAAGGCTCTGTGCACTTGCAGCTCACACCTGGCGGTGGTGGGTCTCTTCTATGGCACGGTAACTGCCATGTACCTACGCCCCCAGGGCTCCAGCGCCCTGCCTGCCAAGCGCCACAAGCTGGTGGCTGTTTTCTATCTTGTCATAACTCCTGTCCTGAACCCACTCATCTACAGCCTTCGGAACAGCGAGGTCCATGCGGCAGCCTGCTATGCCCTCGCCCGCCTCCGGGGGTTCCGCACTGCCCTGGGTTGA